The Bacteroidota bacterium genome segment TGAACGGTTTTCACAATGTCGTGGCCGGTGGTTTCGAGTTTGCGTGCGGCTACTACTTCAGCAATCATTTCGGTAACGTTTGCGCCGATCATGTGTGCGCCGAGGAATTCGCCGTATTTGGCATCGAAAATCACTTTTACAAAACCATCGGCGGCACCGGCGGCTTTGGCTTTCCCGCTCGGCGGGAAGGGGAATTTACCCACTTTAATATC includes the following:
- a CDS encoding dihydrolipoyl dehydrogenase, with amino-acid sequence DIKVGKFPFPPSGKAKAAGAADGFVKVIFDAKYGEFLGAHMIGANVTEMIAEVVAARKLETTGHDIVKTVHPHPTMSEAIMEAAAAAYGEVIHL